A window of Ananas comosus cultivar F153 linkage group 11, ASM154086v1, whole genome shotgun sequence genomic DNA:
CCTCGATGATCGGCGGATCGCAGATAAGCCTCGGCAACTTCAAGACGATGAGGGCGAGCCTAGCACCTCCTTCTCGTTCTCTTCATCTGCACCGTCGCCACAATATCTGGAGGTCGGGTTCTACCGGAGGAAGTGCCCTCGAGCCGAGGGGATTGTGGAGTCCACCGTGAACGATCTCTACTCGCGCAACTCCAGCGTTGcccccgccctcctccgccTACTCTTCCACGACTGCTTCATCCACGTCCGAAACACTTGTTCCGATGTTTGCTCGTCTTTCTCCGTTTGTGATCATTCTAATTTTGGCTGTTCTCTTTCTAGGGGTGCGATGGATCGGTGCTCTTGGACCGGATCAATGGCTCCCTCTCCGAGCGCGACGCCATTCCGAACCGCACGCTGAAGGGCTTCGACGCCATCGACGCGATCAAGTCTGCGGTGGAGGCGGTGTGCCCCGCCACCGTCTCCTGCGCCGACATCTTGGTGCTCGCCGCGAGGGACGGCCTGAAGCTGGTAACCCGATCCCaataaccctaaccctaaccccaatCCGTTTCACCGTTCTAATTTGGCCCGCTTTCTCACGAATCGTCGGATCGAAAAGGTGGGGGGGCCTAGCTACACGGTGCTCACGGGGAGAAGAGATAGCGTGCGGAGCTTCTACGACGAGGCCCAGATCCAGATCCCGACGCCCAACGACACCTACGCCAAGACCCTCTCCAGCTTCGCGAGCCGCGGCTTCACCGAGCGCGAGACCGTCGCCCTCCTAGGTTCCCCTTTCCCACCCCCCACCCCcgctccctccctccctcccgaTCGAAAActccctcttcttttctttgtttttttttgggattcGGAAACCCTAATTCCCCTCCTCTCCATTGCCGCAGGGGCGCACAGCATCGGGAAGGTGCACTGCCGCTTCTTCCGCGACCGGCTCTACGACTTCGCGGGGACGGGGGAGCCCGACGGGTCCCTCGACAgggagatggtggaggagatgaGAGCCATTTGCggcggagatgcggcggcggcggcggcggaggaggcggggaTGGAGATGGGGTATTGCAGGGAGGGGAGAGAGGTGGGGTTCGGGAGCCATTACTACTGGAGGCTTTTGGAGGGGCGGGGGATACTCCGTGCGGATCAGCAGCTGACGGCCGGTCGCACGGTGCGGTGGGTGCGGGCGTACGCAGCGGGCTGGGAGGGGGAGCGCGCCTTCCGCGCCGACTTCGCCGCCTCCCAGGGACAGGTCCGGACCCGCTGCTCCCGCATCCTCGGATCCTGACCGTTCGGCTAGGCTACTGCTTCTTCATCTCGGCCGTCTGATTTGTGCGGCACGGCCTCCACGTAGGTACACCAGACTCTCTGCTTCAGCAGAGTACagagattttttcttttcttttcttttcttttctttttttaccccTAGCGATTTCTCCAAATTTATTTTGACAAATATCTTGTGCAAAGTATATCGACAATTAAACACTCCAGTTGAAGATTCGagcttcaattttcttttaaaaaaattcactgGGCCCAGCGTGTACACGTTAAAGGCCCAACTAACCCAATTTCAGGGCCCGGCCCAGATGCATCAGAGTTGCACAGAAGCGCTGAGGTGAGCTCACCGCTCTCCCTACCTTATCCGGAAAATATAGACACTTCCGTAATAATAGATTCAACACaggaattgatttttttttttcattccacAATCAAAACAAGTTGGATATGACTTATAAGCATATTTCTGTATGCAGAAACTGTTTACTCAATTTGATGATACAT
This region includes:
- the LOC109717384 gene encoding putative Peroxidase 48; amino-acid sequence: MSGVLRWGATLLAVSLLLSLIELGGEGTKKPSNIPPLSDLDDRRIADKPRQLQDDEGEPSTSFSFSSSAPSPQYLEVGFYRRKCPRAEGIVESTVNDLYSRNSSVAPALLRLLFHDCFIHGCDGSVLLDRINGSLSERDAIPNRTLKGFDAIDAIKSAVEAVCPATVSCADILVLAARDGLKLVGGPSYTVLTGRRDSVRSFYDEAQIQIPTPNDTYAKTLSSFASRGFTERETVALLGAHSIGKVHCRFFRDRLYDFAGTGEPDGSLDREMVEEMRAICGGDAAAAAAEEAGMEMGYCREGREVGFGSHYYWRLLEGRGILRADQQLTAGRTVRWVRAYAAGWEGERAFRADFAASQGQVRTRCSRILGS